A stretch of the Coprobacillus cateniformis genome encodes the following:
- a CDS encoding C39 family peptidase, which translates to MKKIIKYVFLIFCLILCSCQNNKQSPSETEKQNIQNFISQIESESLEYNQFMIDFQNIQQNPELPTGCEVTSLAMVLNHLGYKIDKCILADDFLNKGEIGSTDFSEAFVGNPRDDESYGCYANVIQECAQDYLTSIDAKVQVLNLTSTDFKTLLRYIQKGIPVIVWTTIDLNEPYSTMEWEINGHHIEWLANEHCVVLTGYNITDNIVYVSDPLQGSVKYDMDLFIKRYHQLSSQAIVII; encoded by the coding sequence TTGAAAAAAATAATCAAGTATGTTTTTTTGATTTTCTGTTTGATATTATGTAGTTGTCAAAATAACAAGCAATCTCCTAGTGAAACAGAAAAACAAAATATTCAAAACTTTATATCACAAATAGAAAGTGAAAGTCTAGAGTATAATCAGTTTATGATTGATTTTCAAAATATACAACAAAATCCTGAACTTCCTACAGGATGTGAAGTCACATCATTAGCTATGGTTTTAAATCATCTAGGTTATAAAATTGATAAATGCATATTGGCTGATGATTTCTTAAATAAAGGAGAAATAGGAAGCACAGATTTTTCAGAAGCCTTTGTAGGTAATCCAAGAGATGATGAGAGTTATGGATGCTATGCTAATGTTATTCAAGAATGTGCTCAGGATTACCTGACATCTATTGATGCTAAAGTGCAAGTTCTAAATCTGACTTCTACTGATTTTAAGACATTATTGCGTTATATTCAAAAAGGTATACCAGTTATCGTATGGACAACAATTGATTTAAATGAACCATATAGTACAATGGAATGGGAAATCAATGGTCATCATATTGAATGGTTAGCAAATGAACATTGTGTTGTCTTAACTGGTTATAATATAACTGATAATATTGTTTATGTTAGTGATCCACTTCAAGGTTCTGTTAAATATGATATGGATTTATTTATCAAAAGATATCATCAATTATCTTCACAGGCAATTGTCATTATATGA
- a CDS encoding pyridoxamine 5'-phosphate oxidase family protein yields the protein MFKEMRRHLQKLSLQENKDILTKATSGVLAVSGEDGYPYAVPMSFAFDHKRLIFHCAKTGHKLESVLRNDKVSFCVIDQDIIIPKEYTTYFRSVIVFGRTHILLDEKEKQKAFEILAAKYSPNDQEGRLAEIHKLFKQTVIIVLDIEYMSGKESIELKNKT from the coding sequence ATGTTTAAAGAGATGCGACGTCATTTACAAAAACTATCATTACAAGAAAATAAAGATATTCTAACAAAAGCCACATCAGGTGTTTTAGCAGTCAGTGGAGAAGATGGGTATCCTTATGCTGTTCCCATGAGTTTTGCATTTGATCATAAACGTTTGATTTTTCATTGTGCCAAAACAGGGCATAAATTAGAGAGTGTTTTGAGAAATGATAAAGTTTCTTTTTGTGTCATTGATCAAGATATTATTATTCCTAAAGAATATACAACCTACTTTCGAAGTGTCATTGTTTTTGGAAGGACACATATTCTACTTGACGAAAAAGAAAAGCAAAAAGCATTTGAAATATTAGCTGCTAAATACTCACCAAATGATCAAGAAGGACGTTTAGCAGAGATTCATAAATTGTTTAAACAAACAGTTATTATTGTTTTAGACATTGAATATATGAGTGGAAAAGAGTCTATTGAACTGAAAAACAAAACATAA
- a CDS encoding PadR family transcriptional regulator codes for MEEKIKRVYIPMTETGFYILFCLQIEMHGYNIIQRVSQMTNGEIQIGAGTMYGSLSKMEKDGLIRFTKEEGKRKCYQITQLGQEILNIELKRIERLYKNSREEVL; via the coding sequence ATGGAAGAAAAAATTAAAAGAGTATATATACCAATGACTGAAACAGGGTTCTATATTTTATTTTGTCTGCAAATTGAAATGCATGGTTATAACATTATTCAACGAGTCAGTCAAATGACAAATGGAGAAATTCAAATAGGGGCTGGGACAATGTATGGAAGCTTATCTAAAATGGAAAAGGATGGACTCATTCGTTTTACAAAAGAAGAAGGAAAAAGAAAGTGTTATCAAATAACACAATTGGGACAAGAGATATTAAACATTGAATTAAAAAGGATAGAAAGGTTATATAAGAATAGTAGAGAGGAGGTATTGTGA
- a CDS encoding DMT family transporter: MSEGKAHFYCGIVAVIWGLGFIAVDQALLSFSCFDILLIRFLGSSILAWLLIIKDIKKIHIKTVKKGVINGTFLFIAYALQTYAQTLTSVSNNAFLSASGVVMVPYFCYLVFKKKPNTIQILSSCLCLIGIAILTSSKMSFQVGDILALGCAIFFAIHLVSLQYTCVLEDSRVINAVQLLTSAILSIPCTLFFSRTPTDISLMSIMSCLYIVVFATFLCFFLQTKAQQAASASSCSVILSTESLFAVIFSVILLNESIHIHLLVGGLLILLSVILVQTSSLKIVINKVMRKE; the protein is encoded by the coding sequence ATGAGTGAAGGTAAAGCGCATTTCTATTGTGGGATTGTTGCTGTTATTTGGGGGTTAGGATTTATTGCAGTTGATCAAGCACTTCTATCATTCTCTTGTTTTGATATTTTGCTTATACGTTTTCTAGGTTCATCTATATTAGCATGGTTACTCATTATTAAAGATATCAAAAAGATTCATATCAAAACAGTTAAAAAAGGTGTCATTAATGGAACTTTCTTATTTATTGCTTATGCATTACAGACTTATGCACAAACATTAACAAGTGTTAGTAATAATGCTTTTCTTTCAGCTTCAGGTGTTGTGATGGTTCCTTATTTTTGTTATTTGGTCTTTAAGAAAAAACCAAACACAATACAAATCTTAAGTTCCTGTTTATGCTTGATTGGAATTGCTATTTTAACATCATCAAAAATGTCTTTTCAAGTTGGAGATATTCTTGCCTTAGGATGTGCTATTTTCTTTGCTATACATCTTGTCTCTTTACAATATACTTGTGTTTTAGAAGATAGCCGTGTCATCAATGCTGTTCAACTTTTAACAAGTGCTATTTTATCAATTCCTTGTACTTTGTTCTTTTCAAGAACGCCTACTGATATATCATTAATGTCTATTATGTCTTGCCTTTATATTGTTGTGTTTGCAACCTTTCTCTGTTTCTTTTTACAAACAAAAGCACAACAAGCTGCCAGTGCAAGTAGTTGTTCAGTAATTTTATCAACTGAAAGTCTATTTGCAGTTATCTTTTCAGTTATTTTACTCAATGAGAGTATTCATATTCATTTATTAGTAGGTGGATTGCTTATTCTTTTGTCAGTGATACTTGTTCAAACATCCTCCCTTAAAATTGTTATCAACAAAGTCATGAGAAAAGAATAA
- a CDS encoding GNAT family N-acetyltransferase, giving the protein MKIREAKTSDYNEIYNLVKTAFLTAQVSDGSEQDFVYELRKREGYIPSLELVMEEQNELVGHVMLTKQVIHGIDGISHGLLVAPLCVKKEYRNQKVGSRLMEEAMKRALQLGYTSLFLVGNPEYYHRFGFRSTRSYGIENRSEIPDEFVMAVELVENVLTKCGGYVVLE; this is encoded by the coding sequence ATGAAGATAAGAGAAGCAAAAACATCTGATTATAATGAAATTTATAATTTGGTAAAAACAGCCTTTTTAACAGCACAAGTCAGTGATGGAAGTGAACAGGATTTTGTTTATGAATTAAGAAAGCGTGAAGGATATATTCCATCCTTAGAACTTGTTATGGAAGAACAGAATGAACTTGTTGGGCATGTGATGTTGACAAAACAAGTCATACATGGCATTGATGGGATAAGTCATGGTTTGTTAGTAGCACCTTTATGTGTCAAGAAAGAGTATAGAAATCAAAAAGTTGGCTCAAGACTAATGGAGGAAGCAATGAAACGTGCTCTTCAACTTGGATATACTTCCTTGTTTTTAGTTGGGAATCCTGAATATTATCATCGTTTTGGATTTCGTTCAACAAGATCATATGGAATTGAAAATCGAAGTGAGATTCCTGATGAATTTGTTATGGCAGTAGAATTAGTTGAAAATGTTCTTACTAAATGTGGTGGATATGTTGTTTTAGAATAA
- a CDS encoding phosphatase PAP2 family protein — protein sequence MMKAFLEKYTSIKYIIIFFIIYMIGFISLENWTSPYMIITDSWIDKYIPFNEYFVIPYLFWFVFIALGFAYFVFIDQVGLKRTCFYLFLGMSISLFIYFILPNGQNLRVDIQHENLFQDIIAFIYSIDSSTNVCPSIHVYNSLMMMISLLKSDKIKIHRILSIGIIGLAFLICLSTVMIKQHAFIDVIVAMILVIIIYVIGNRKYGY from the coding sequence ATGATGAAAGCATTTTTAGAAAAATACACTAGCATTAAATATATAATAATTTTTTTCATTATTTATATGATAGGATTTATATCTTTAGAAAACTGGACATCACCATACATGATAATAACTGATTCATGGATAGATAAATATATTCCTTTTAATGAATATTTTGTAATTCCTTACTTATTCTGGTTTGTATTTATTGCTTTAGGATTTGCTTACTTTGTTTTTATTGATCAAGTTGGATTAAAAAGAACTTGTTTCTATTTATTTTTAGGAATGAGTATCTCTTTGTTCATTTATTTTATTTTACCAAATGGACAGAATTTAAGAGTAGATATCCAACATGAAAATTTATTCCAAGATATTATTGCTTTTATTTACTCTATAGACTCATCAACTAATGTGTGTCCAAGCATCCATGTTTATAATAGTTTAATGATGATGATTTCTTTATTGAAAAGTGATAAAATAAAAATACATAGAATATTATCAATAGGAATTATAGGATTGGCATTCCTCATTTGTTTATCTACAGTTATGATTAAGCAACATGCTTTTATAGATGTCATTGTAGCTATGATTTTGGTTATTATTATTTATGTTATTGGAAACAGAAAATATGGATACTAG
- the tnpA gene encoding IS200/IS605 family transposase, whose product MAKKANSLAHTKWMCKYHIVFTPKYRRKAIYNQYREDLGEILRTLCRYRGVEIIEGHLMIDHVHMLVMIPPKESVSSFMGYLKGKSALMMFDRHANLKYLYGNRHFWAEGYYVSTVGLNDETVAKYIREQEAHDIAMDKLSVKEYRDPFEEKRITKEKKKEKKKGK is encoded by the coding sequence ATGGCTAAAAAAGCAAATTCTTTAGCACACACAAAATGGATGTGTAAATACCATATTGTGTTCACACCTAAGTATAGACGAAAAGCGATATATAATCAATACCGAGAAGACTTAGGCGAAATATTGCGGACACTATGCAGGTATAGAGGAGTGGAAATCATAGAGGGGCATCTAATGATTGATCATGTGCATATGCTTGTGATGATACCACCAAAGGAAAGCGTATCGTCATTTATGGGATATCTGAAAGGGAAATCAGCATTGATGATGTTTGATAGACATGCCAATCTGAAATATCTGTACGGAAATAGACATTTCTGGGCAGAAGGGTATTATGTAAGCACAGTAGGATTAAACGATGAAACAGTCGCAAAATATATAAGGGAGCAGGAAGCTCATGATATAGCGATGGATAAATTAAGTGTGAAGGAATACAGGGATCCATTTGAAGAAAAGAGAATTACAAAGGAGAAGAAAAAAGAGAAAAAGAAAGGGAAGTAG
- a CDS encoding SIS domain-containing protein: MFDVKKMIEEITSEKEIKNISFTGVGGSLACFYAPYYYVSREAKNVTTSYTSSNEFVHDTPSCIGENSIVVISSRGGNTAETVEAGRVAKRLGATVIGMTHEEGDNGIHEVSDYVILFKDLSEDVYEVSKTGYILRIAIETLHQVEGTGNYELMLDAMKKMNTLIPAAEKAIIPEAIKFSINYKDDKIIYTMGSGTAWSAAQQQQICILMEMQWIHSAVIHTGEFFHGPFEITNPDTAFLLLKSTGKTKPLDERAISFLSQYNHHFTVIDAEKYGMNELGEVSEYFDYDFHTAMLGVFNHLLADMRDHPLSKRKYMWKYQY, translated from the coding sequence CATTAGTTTTACAGGAGTAGGAGGTTCACTTGCTTGTTTCTATGCACCATACTATTATGTAAGTAGAGAAGCGAAAAATGTAACAACAAGTTATACTTCTTCTAATGAATTTGTTCATGATACACCATCATGTATTGGTGAAAACTCTATTGTTGTGATTTCATCTCGTGGTGGAAATACTGCTGAAACAGTTGAGGCAGGGCGTGTTGCAAAAAGATTAGGTGCAACTGTTATTGGAATGACACATGAAGAAGGGGATAACGGTATTCATGAGGTTTCTGACTATGTCATTTTGTTTAAAGATTTATCTGAGGATGTTTATGAGGTCAGCAAAACTGGATATATCTTACGTATTGCTATTGAAACACTACATCAGGTTGAAGGAACTGGAAATTATGAATTGATGCTTGATGCTATGAAAAAAATGAATACGCTTATCCCAGCTGCTGAAAAAGCAATTATTCCAGAAGCAATTAAGTTCTCAATCAACTATAAAGATGATAAGATTATCTACACAATGGGTTCTGGTACTGCTTGGTCAGCTGCTCAACAACAACAAATCTGTATTTTAATGGAAATGCAATGGATTCATTCTGCAGTTATCCATACTGGTGAATTCTTCCATGGACCATTTGAAATCACTAATCCAGATACAGCATTCTTATTATTAAAATCAACTGGTAAAACAAAACCATTAGACGAAAGAGCAATTTCTTTCTTAAGTCAATATAATCATCATTTTACAGTTATTGATGCAGAAAAATATGGTATGAACGAATTAGGTGAAGTGAGTGAGTATTTTGACTATGATTTCCATACAGCTATGTTAGGCGTTTTCAATCATTTACTTGCTGATATGAGAGACCATCCATTAAGTAAAAGAAAATATATGTGGAAATATCAATATTAG
- a CDS encoding HAD family hydrolase has translation MKNIIFDIGNILLSFQPELYLEKHFSPPQMGDLMMIIFASDEWVELDMGTMMIQDAIDSLTLKHPHYHDEIISVLENWTQMLIPITENVEIAYELKKKGYHLYLLSNFHKEAIQTMYQQYDFFDIFEGGVISAEEKVVKPDEEIYTILLERYHLNPEESLFIDDSLANIKAGNRLGIQGIHLPYLANLKEELKKIGLL, from the coding sequence ATGAAAAATATTATTTTTGATATTGGTAATATATTATTAAGTTTTCAACCTGAATTATATCTAGAAAAACATTTTTCTCCTCCTCAAATGGGAGATTTAATGATGATTATATTTGCAAGTGATGAGTGGGTTGAATTAGATATGGGGACAATGATGATACAGGATGCTATTGATTCATTAACTTTAAAACACCCTCACTATCATGATGAAATTATTTCTGTTTTAGAAAATTGGACACAAATGTTAATTCCAATAACAGAAAATGTTGAAATAGCTTATGAATTAAAAAAGAAAGGTTATCATTTATATCTCTTATCTAACTTTCATAAAGAAGCAATTCAAACAATGTATCAACAATATGATTTCTTTGATATCTTTGAGGGTGGTGTTATTTCAGCTGAAGAAAAAGTTGTTAAACCAGATGAAGAAATCTATACGATTCTCTTAGAACGTTATCATTTAAATCCTGAAGAATCACTTTTTATTGATGATTCACTAGCAAATATAAAAGCAGGAAATCGATTAGGTATTCAAGGTATTCACTTACCCTATCTTGCGAATTTAAAAGAAGAACTTAAAAAAATTGGTCTTTTATAA